A genomic window from Sphingobacterium sp. BN32 includes:
- a CDS encoding serine hydrolase — protein sequence MTYFLKFLKWLSISLVSLIFVLLIAMYAFGVDYILKGVYVIYMQGHQTAYLDDYRYFDNHKIEAGSPQPWPKSTAYNTVPITDSLKRIHERWGSVAYVIIHQDSVWFEEYYGGYSDSSKSNSFSMAKSITAAILGKALEEGKVSGLQQKVRDFIPELTGQFAEALTMEDLVSMSSGITWDESYYNPFSITTRLYFDKDIQGAIPALPVDKKPGQNFIYQSGDTQMLGIALQRATKSSLSELMSSYFWKPMGAEHSAIWQVDSEKNGIEKAYCCIASNAKDFARFGKLYLNHGRWNGQQLLDSAYVANSIQPRYPESPQYGYGWWMGEYKDKPYFYMDGHLGQYVIVVPQDELIIVRLGHAIDKIGRTNPQSSFYNFIDQAYQMLGSRIQ from the coding sequence ATGACATACTTCTTAAAGTTTCTTAAATGGTTATCGATTTCTCTCGTTAGCCTTATATTTGTTTTGCTTATTGCTATGTATGCCTTTGGCGTCGATTATATACTAAAGGGCGTTTATGTCATCTATATGCAGGGGCATCAAACCGCCTACTTGGATGATTATCGCTATTTCGACAACCATAAGATCGAGGCGGGGAGTCCACAACCCTGGCCAAAATCTACAGCTTACAATACCGTTCCGATTACCGATTCCTTGAAACGTATTCACGAGCGATGGGGTTCAGTAGCCTATGTCATCATCCATCAGGATAGCGTTTGGTTCGAGGAATACTATGGAGGATATTCAGACAGCTCAAAATCCAATTCTTTTTCGATGGCGAAAAGCATAACCGCTGCGATACTAGGAAAAGCTTTGGAAGAAGGAAAAGTAAGCGGCTTGCAACAAAAAGTGAGAGATTTTATACCTGAGCTTACCGGTCAATTCGCAGAAGCACTGACCATGGAAGATTTGGTATCGATGAGTTCGGGCATCACTTGGGACGAAAGTTATTATAATCCATTCTCGATTACAACACGTCTGTATTTTGATAAAGATATACAGGGCGCTATTCCTGCCCTTCCAGTCGACAAGAAACCTGGACAAAACTTTATCTATCAAAGTGGTGACACACAGATGCTGGGAATTGCGCTGCAAAGAGCTACAAAATCATCTTTGAGTGAACTGATGTCCAGCTATTTCTGGAAGCCGATGGGTGCCGAACATAGCGCAATCTGGCAGGTTGATAGCGAGAAAAACGGAATTGAAAAAGCCTACTGTTGTATCGCAAGTAATGCGAAGGACTTTGCCAGATTTGGAAAGCTCTATTTAAACCACGGCCGATGGAATGGACAGCAACTACTAGATTCAGCATATGTCGCAAACTCCATCCAACCTAGATATCCTGAATCACCACAATATGGCTATGGCTGGTGGATGGGCGAATATAAAGATAAGCCTTACTTCTATATGGATGGACATTTAGGGCAATACGTTATTGTGGTGCCGCAAGACGAACTGATTATCGTTCGCTTAGGTCATGCAATAGATAAAATCGGTCGTACCAATCCGCAATCCTCTTTCTATAATTTTATCGACCAGGCGTATCAGATGCTAGGCTCTCGTATTCAATAG
- the mazG gene encoding nucleoside triphosphate pyrophosphohydrolase: MAIIPPTAKDTPAEAFERLLEVLYTLRVECPWDKKQTMESLRHLTIEEMYELADAILENDMPEIKKELGDILMHLVFYARIAEEEEQFNIVDVLNAICDKLISRHPHIYSDTIVENEDDVKQNWESLKLKEGNKSVLSGVPKSLPALVKAYRIQDKVRGVGFDWEDKKEVWAKVEEELAEFKAEFDINQDAIDKERAEAEFGDLLFSLINYARHIGINPENALEKTNKKFIFRFSYLEEKAKENGRELRDMSLEEMDVYWNEAKSVK, from the coding sequence ATGGCTATCATCCCTCCTACAGCTAAAGACACACCCGCTGAAGCTTTCGAACGTCTATTAGAAGTCCTTTATACCCTGCGCGTTGAATGTCCGTGGGATAAGAAACAGACGATGGAAAGTCTTCGTCATTTGACTATCGAGGAGATGTACGAATTGGCGGATGCTATTTTGGAAAATGATATGCCCGAAATCAAAAAAGAGCTAGGCGATATATTGATGCACTTGGTTTTCTATGCGCGCATCGCTGAAGAAGAAGAGCAATTTAATATTGTCGATGTTCTAAATGCGATCTGTGATAAATTGATTTCTAGACATCCGCATATTTATAGCGATACAATCGTAGAGAATGAGGACGACGTTAAACAGAATTGGGAAAGTTTAAAGCTCAAAGAAGGGAATAAGTCGGTTCTATCTGGTGTTCCAAAGAGTCTACCTGCATTGGTGAAAGCTTATCGCATCCAAGACAAGGTTCGAGGTGTTGGATTTGATTGGGAGGATAAAAAAGAGGTTTGGGCAAAGGTGGAAGAGGAACTTGCAGAGTTTAAAGCCGAATTTGACATCAATCAGGATGCGATAGATAAGGAACGTGCCGAGGCGGAGTTTGGTGATTTGTTGTTCTCGCTGATAAACTATGCCCGCCATATCGGCATCAATCCAGAAAATGCATTGGAAAAAACGAACAAGAAATTTATCTTCCGTTTCAGTTATCTTGAGGAGAAAGCAAAGGAAAATGGCAGGGAATTGAGAGACATGAGCTTGGAGGAAATGGATGTGTATTGGAATGAAGCCAAAAGCGTAAAATAA
- a CDS encoding riboflavin synthase: MFTGIIETIGTVQKIESELSNLHFYIESAISDELKVDQSVSHNGVCLTVVQLEPGVHKVTAIKETLEKSNLGMLKEGDAVNLERCTQIGGRLDGHIVQGHVDQTAICVAADPQDGSVLFTFEYEPGHKNITVEKGSITVNGISLTVVNSERNSFSVAIIPFTLEHTNMKDLQVGQTVNLEFDIIGKYVTRIMELRG; the protein is encoded by the coding sequence ATGTTCACAGGAATCATCGAAACCATTGGAACCGTTCAAAAGATTGAGTCAGAATTATCAAACCTTCATTTCTATATAGAATCCGCTATCAGTGATGAATTAAAAGTGGATCAAAGCGTATCGCATAATGGCGTTTGTTTAACGGTTGTCCAATTGGAGCCTGGCGTACATAAGGTTACTGCGATTAAAGAGACGCTGGAGAAAAGTAATCTGGGCATGCTGAAAGAAGGTGATGCGGTCAATCTAGAACGCTGTACACAAATTGGCGGCCGATTAGATGGGCATATCGTTCAGGGCCATGTAGACCAAACCGCAATCTGCGTTGCTGCAGATCCGCAAGATGGAAGTGTGCTATTTACTTTTGAGTATGAACCCGGCCATAAAAATATAACCGTTGAAAAGGGATCTATCACAGTTAATGGTATTAGTTTGACAGTGGTAAACTCGGAAAGAAATAGTTTTTCTGTAGCAATTATTCCCTTTACATTGGAACATACGAACATGAAAGATCTACAAGTCGGTCAAACGGTAAACCTGGAATTTGATATAATCGGGAAATATGTTACTCGAATTATGGAGCTACGAGGGTAA
- a CDS encoding hydrogen peroxide-inducible genes activator: MTLVQLEYIIAVDTYRSFVAAAEKCFVTQPTLSMQIQKLEESLGVKIFDRSRQPVVTTEIGEKIIEQARTVLTESKKIAELLQAERGELTGDLRIGVIPTVAPYLLPNVISNFLKKYTKLKLHIWEYTTEQIIQELKLGTLDCGILSTPLHEPSIQETPLFYETFVAYVSERSGLFGKKAVGPDELSEDKLWLLNEGHCMRGQVLSICNYKHNHSLEGTFDYNTGSVETLKRMVDLNGGITILPEMSIVSYNDEQMQHIRYFKSPEPVREISLVTPQNYVKKHAINTLKNEILNIVPERFKSRKKKEVVGFSL, encoded by the coding sequence ATGACCCTTGTTCAATTAGAATATATTATAGCGGTAGATACCTACCGCAGTTTTGTAGCCGCTGCGGAGAAATGTTTTGTGACGCAGCCTACGCTGAGTATGCAGATCCAAAAACTAGAGGAATCCTTAGGGGTAAAGATTTTTGATCGAAGCAGGCAACCTGTCGTCACGACTGAGATTGGCGAGAAAATTATTGAACAGGCGCGTACCGTGCTGACCGAAAGTAAAAAGATCGCTGAACTATTGCAAGCGGAGCGCGGAGAATTAACAGGTGATCTTCGTATTGGTGTGATTCCTACTGTTGCACCCTATTTACTGCCCAATGTGATTTCCAACTTCTTGAAGAAATACACCAAGCTGAAACTACATATTTGGGAATATACCACCGAACAGATTATTCAGGAATTAAAACTCGGAACGCTTGATTGTGGGATACTATCAACTCCTTTACATGAGCCTTCGATTCAAGAAACGCCATTATTTTATGAGACTTTCGTCGCATATGTCTCAGAACGCAGTGGTCTGTTTGGCAAGAAAGCGGTTGGTCCAGATGAGCTGTCGGAAGATAAACTATGGTTATTGAATGAAGGGCACTGCATGCGTGGACAGGTGCTCAGTATTTGCAACTATAAGCATAACCACTCCTTAGAAGGTACTTTCGACTATAATACCGGAAGTGTGGAAACCTTGAAGCGCATGGTTGATTTGAATGGTGGGATAACGATACTGCCTGAAATGAGCATTGTTAGTTATAATGATGAACAGATGCAGCATATTCGCTATTTCAAATCTCCGGAACCTGTTAGAGAAATTAGTTTAGTGACCCCACAGAACTACGTGAAAAAACATGCGATCAACACGCTCAAGAACGAGATTCTCAATATAGTTCCAGAACGATTTAAGTCTAGAAAGAAGAAAGAGGTAGTGGGGTTTTCGCTGTAA
- a CDS encoding RagB/SusD family nutrient uptake outer membrane protein yields MSKYIKIALSIGCSIILFSSCEKFLDTAPQGKYTEDTYPYPEGGTPYDRFIFAAYNDLRGYNVHVDGFVNATSIRSDDADKGSTASDGGADVISMDNFPVLATSGRANALWLGYFGLVNQTNRAMFQIDSISKAGQDEQLKIQATAEARFLRGYAYFMLVRLFGRVPKFETWSSDPAKQNNIPQSSAAEIYTFVEEDLKFAAQNLPDNWDSKFVGRATKGAANGILAKVYITQQKWQQAYDAANMVKGSGLYDLSQNYADIFSEKGENGRESIFEIQGTASADETTKNGIQYANLQGVRGSGNWNLGWGWNTPSAALEAAYEPGDPRKARTILYASVAGKTNVSMYNEPMPVYPADVPNPMYNHKVLSDPAMRNSISRGSWWMNVRILRYADVVLMLAESANELGKSEEARTLLNSVRERARRGAASGVLPDVTDTDQASLRNKIRHERRIELAMEHDRFFDLVRWGIAQTALHAAGKTNFQNSRDVLLPIPQTQIDLTKGVLTQNPGY; encoded by the coding sequence ATGTCAAAATATATAAAAATTGCACTGAGTATAGGATGTTCAATCATTCTCTTCAGTAGTTGTGAGAAGTTTTTAGACACTGCCCCTCAAGGGAAATATACCGAAGATACGTATCCTTATCCGGAGGGCGGTACACCCTACGATCGCTTTATCTTTGCGGCTTATAATGATCTTCGGGGTTATAATGTCCATGTCGATGGATTTGTAAATGCAACAAGTATCCGTAGCGACGACGCTGACAAAGGTAGTACGGCTTCCGATGGTGGTGCAGACGTCATCTCTATGGATAACTTTCCTGTATTGGCCACTAGCGGACGTGCAAACGCACTTTGGTTAGGTTATTTTGGTTTGGTGAACCAAACCAACCGCGCGATGTTTCAGATTGATAGTATCTCAAAAGCTGGGCAAGATGAGCAATTAAAAATTCAGGCTACCGCTGAAGCAAGGTTCCTGCGCGGATATGCCTACTTTATGCTTGTACGCTTGTTTGGCAGAGTACCCAAGTTTGAAACCTGGTCTTCCGATCCTGCAAAGCAAAATAATATACCGCAGAGCAGTGCCGCAGAAATCTATACATTTGTCGAAGAAGACCTGAAATTCGCAGCACAAAACCTTCCGGATAACTGGGATAGCAAATTTGTGGGCCGAGCTACGAAAGGAGCGGCAAATGGAATCTTAGCCAAAGTCTATATTACACAGCAAAAATGGCAACAAGCGTATGATGCTGCCAATATGGTGAAGGGTTCCGGTTTATATGACCTATCTCAGAATTATGCCGATATATTTTCTGAAAAAGGTGAAAATGGAAGAGAATCAATTTTCGAAATTCAGGGTACTGCATCGGCGGATGAAACCACTAAAAACGGTATTCAGTATGCGAATCTGCAGGGCGTACGGGGATCTGGAAATTGGAATTTAGGATGGGGATGGAATACTCCAAGCGCTGCGCTCGAAGCGGCTTACGAGCCAGGAGACCCAAGAAAAGCCAGGACTATTCTTTACGCTAGCGTTGCGGGGAAGACCAATGTATCCATGTACAACGAGCCTATGCCGGTTTATCCAGCGGACGTACCGAACCCGATGTATAACCATAAAGTGTTAAGCGATCCTGCTATGAGAAATAGTATAAGTCGCGGTTCCTGGTGGATGAATGTTCGCATTCTTCGTTATGCCGACGTAGTGTTAATGCTAGCGGAATCCGCTAATGAGCTTGGAAAGAGCGAGGAAGCACGTACTTTACTCAATTCAGTGCGCGAGCGCGCGCGTCGCGGAGCTGCTTCCGGTGTACTACCTGATGTCACTGACACCGATCAAGCCTCTTTACGCAATAAAATACGTCATGAGCGAAGAATCGAATTGGCAATGGAGCACGACCGCTTCTTCGATTTAGTACGTTGGGGAATAGCTCAAACTGCTTTACATGCTGCCGGCAAAACTAACTTCCAAAACTCGCGCGATGTTTTATTGCCGATTCCGCAAACGCAGATCGACTTAACCAAAGGCGTATTAACGCAAAATCCGGGATACTAG
- a CDS encoding DUF4886 domain-containing protein: MNKLFSKISQSFMVILLMTLAFSCKKDGNPNKLPDADISSSQVAPTDGYIRILAIGNSFSEDAIESHLYELAKESGKTVIVGNLYIGGASLELHKRNIENSGAAYEYRKIGADGLRKVFPKISIETALLDEHWDYISFQQVSQNSGQIQTIKDALPTVFNMVKEKALNPNVQYVYHQTWAYQQNSTHEGFANYDKNQMKMYQAIADVSKQVKDIVPINIIIPAGTAIQNARTSLVGDNFTRDGYHLTIPFGRYIAACTWFETLFKKSAVGMAYKPAGLSTFESSIAQNAAHFAVLKPFEVTQMTDFQGGAGGPLTSAVLIDFGNNAASDRWNQLSSFLAGTSASLKDSLGSYTGIKATITERFNGVNADGPTTTTTPLNMPANVSKYAYFGNTKGDFGGMRVVQSKVELTGLDKTLKYNLSFFGARGGVSDNRETKYICKGANEVSVALNTSSNSSKIAIAKGVQPDANGKITITITAGENNNNGTGFFYVSALRLMSGN, encoded by the coding sequence ATGAATAAATTATTCTCTAAAATATCACAGAGCTTCATGGTCATCCTGCTGATGACCCTGGCTTTCTCCTGTAAAAAAGACGGGAACCCCAATAAATTGCCAGATGCAGATATATCCTCTTCCCAGGTTGCTCCTACGGATGGCTATATCCGGATCCTCGCTATCGGGAACAGTTTTTCGGAAGATGCGATAGAATCCCATCTTTATGAATTGGCAAAGGAGAGCGGTAAAACCGTAATCGTTGGAAACCTTTATATCGGTGGAGCTTCTTTAGAACTTCACAAAAGAAATATAGAAAACAGCGGAGCTGCCTATGAGTATAGAAAGATAGGTGCTGATGGTCTGAGGAAAGTGTTTCCGAAAATCTCCATCGAGACGGCTTTACTTGATGAACATTGGGATTATATCTCCTTCCAACAGGTCAGTCAAAATTCCGGGCAAATCCAGACGATAAAAGATGCACTCCCGACTGTATTTAATATGGTTAAAGAAAAAGCCTTAAATCCGAATGTTCAGTACGTTTATCATCAGACATGGGCATATCAGCAAAACTCTACACATGAGGGTTTTGCCAACTACGACAAAAATCAGATGAAGATGTATCAAGCGATCGCTGATGTTTCTAAACAAGTGAAAGATATTGTTCCGATCAATATCATTATACCCGCAGGAACAGCCATACAAAATGCACGCACTTCGCTCGTCGGTGACAACTTTACTCGAGATGGATATCACCTAACCATTCCTTTTGGTCGTTATATCGCTGCTTGTACCTGGTTTGAGACCTTGTTTAAAAAGTCAGCAGTTGGCATGGCCTACAAACCAGCAGGACTCTCCACTTTCGAAAGCTCCATTGCACAAAATGCTGCACATTTCGCTGTATTAAAACCGTTTGAAGTGACACAGATGACGGATTTCCAAGGCGGTGCTGGTGGTCCTTTAACGAGCGCAGTATTGATTGACTTCGGCAATAATGCTGCATCGGATCGCTGGAATCAGCTGAGCTCGTTTTTAGCGGGAACCTCGGCAAGTCTGAAAGATAGTTTGGGATCTTATACCGGTATTAAAGCAACCATTACGGAGCGTTTTAACGGTGTAAATGCCGACGGACCGACAACAACCACGACTCCATTAAATATGCCTGCAAACGTCTCTAAATATGCTTACTTCGGAAACACGAAAGGAGACTTCGGTGGTATGCGTGTTGTGCAGTCCAAAGTCGAGCTTACTGGACTGGATAAGACTCTAAAGTATAATCTTTCGTTTTTCGGCGCACGCGGCGGGGTCAGTGACAATCGTGAAACGAAGTACATCTGCAAGGGCGCAAATGAAGTTTCAGTGGCACTTAATACGTCGAGCAATTCCAGCAAAATTGCAATTGCAAAAGGGGTGCAACCGGACGCTAATGGTAAAATAACCATTACTATCACTGCAGGCGAGAATAATAATAATGGTACAGGATTCTTCTACGTTTCAGCGCTTCGCCTGATGTCGGGTAATTAA